A stretch of Janibacter endophyticus DNA encodes these proteins:
- a CDS encoding EamA family transporter, which yields MTTGQPAMPTRTAASAPFVVGLALALVSAATFGSSGTFGKALMEAGWSPGAVVTARISTAALVMLVPTLLAMRGCWDRLRPNIGKVVAYGTCAIAGCQLFYFNAVNHLSVGVALLLEYLAPVLIVGWVWARHGRRPSRLTSLGVVAAVIGLVLVLDVTSGAKVDLVGVMWGLLAAVGLMVFFLLSADDQDDSLPPIAFAGIGLVVGALSLGVAALLRLMPMTATTQQVDLAGWAAPWWVAVAELALVAAALAYVTGIGAARILGPTVASFVGLSEVLFAVVFAWVLVGQALTPVQLLGGAAILAGVVAVRLGEPAQDEGGGGPHASIAETGPAGSGDAEHAGLVQA from the coding sequence ATGACGACAGGACAGCCCGCCATGCCCACGAGGACCGCAGCCTCCGCCCCCTTCGTCGTGGGCCTGGCCCTCGCCCTCGTCTCCGCCGCGACCTTCGGCTCCAGCGGGACCTTCGGCAAGGCCCTCATGGAGGCCGGCTGGTCGCCGGGCGCGGTCGTGACGGCCCGGATCAGCACCGCGGCCCTCGTCATGCTCGTCCCCACCCTGCTCGCGATGCGCGGCTGCTGGGACCGCCTGCGGCCCAACATCGGCAAGGTCGTCGCCTACGGCACGTGTGCGATCGCCGGCTGCCAGCTCTTCTACTTCAACGCGGTCAACCACCTCTCGGTCGGCGTCGCGCTGCTCCTCGAGTACCTCGCCCCCGTCCTCATCGTCGGCTGGGTCTGGGCCCGGCACGGCCGTCGGCCCTCCCGGCTGACCTCGCTCGGGGTCGTCGCCGCCGTCATCGGGCTCGTCCTCGTCCTCGACGTCACCTCCGGCGCGAAGGTCGACCTCGTCGGCGTCATGTGGGGCCTGCTCGCCGCGGTCGGTCTCATGGTCTTCTTCCTCCTCTCCGCCGACGACCAGGACGACTCTCTGCCGCCGATCGCCTTCGCCGGGATCGGGCTCGTCGTCGGCGCGCTCAGCCTCGGCGTCGCCGCGCTGCTGCGACTCATGCCCATGACGGCCACGACCCAGCAGGTCGACCTCGCCGGCTGGGCCGCCCCCTGGTGGGTCGCCGTCGCCGAGCTCGCCCTCGTCGCGGCAGCGCTCGCGTACGTCACCGGCATCGGCGCCGCCCGCATCCTCGGGCCCACGGTCGCCTCCTTCGTCGGCCTGAGCGAGGTCCTCTTCGCGGTCGTCTTCGCCTGGGTGCTCGTCGGGCAGGCCCTCACCCCGGTCCAGCTGCTCGGCGGAGCGGCGATCCTCGCGGGCGTCGTCGCGGTCCGCCTCGGGGAGCCGGCCCAGGACGAAGGGGGCGGTGGGCCGCACGCGTCGATC
- a CDS encoding CGNR zinc finger domain-containing protein, with translation MAFAHDTNDALRGAAALVNTAVGAHPDSDGDTLTTTEQLEAFLGEWAWTGRVDGDERELEEVRSLRPRLRALWEAGTEEECVELVNDLLRTGAALPQLVDHDGYGWHVHATEPDAPLARRMQVEAAMGFVDVLRSGERSRLRVCEADDCDDVLVDLSRNRSKRYCEGGCGNRLAAAAYRARQDGATLEP, from the coding sequence GTGGCCTTTGCCCATGACACAAACGACGCGCTGCGGGGCGCTGCGGCACTGGTCAACACCGCGGTCGGGGCCCACCCCGACTCCGACGGCGACACCCTGACGACGACGGAGCAGCTGGAGGCCTTCCTCGGTGAGTGGGCATGGACCGGACGGGTCGACGGCGACGAACGCGAGCTCGAGGAGGTCCGGTCGCTGCGGCCGCGGCTGCGGGCGCTCTGGGAGGCCGGCACCGAGGAGGAGTGCGTCGAGCTCGTCAACGACCTGCTGCGCACCGGCGCCGCCCTCCCCCAGCTCGTCGACCACGACGGCTACGGGTGGCACGTCCACGCGACCGAGCCGGACGCGCCGCTGGCCCGCCGGATGCAGGTCGAGGCGGCCATGGGCTTCGTCGACGTGCTGCGCTCGGGCGAGCGCAGCCGGCTGCGGGTCTGCGAGGCCGACGACTGCGACGACGTGCTCGTCGACCTCTCCCGCAACCGGAGCAAGCGCTACTGCGAGGGCGGCTGCGGCAACCGGCTGGCCGCCGCGGCCTATCGCGCCCGGCAGGACGGTGCCACGCTGGAGCCATGA
- a CDS encoding ribose-phosphate diphosphokinase has product MGHKGPRTSISKKTKKNLMVFSGRAHPALAEEVAEDLGTQLVPTSAYDFANGEIYVRYEESVRGSDAFVIQSHTAPINEAIVEHLIMIDALKRASAKRITVVMPFYGYARQDKKHRGREPISARLIADLFATAGADRLIVVDLHTDQIQGFFDGPVDHLMARPLLADYVKEKYGDRELAVVSPDAGRIKVAEQWSAHLGGVPLAFIHKTRDINRPNESAANRVVGEVEGRMCILVDDMIDTAGTITKAADAIMAEGAAGVVIAATHAIFSGPAIERMEACSAEEIIVTNTLPLREDQHFDGLTVLSIAPLISAAIHEVFEDGSVTSLFGGRA; this is encoded by the coding sequence ATGGGCCACAAGGGACCCCGCACCAGCATCTCCAAGAAGACCAAGAAGAACCTCATGGTCTTCTCCGGCCGGGCGCACCCCGCGCTCGCCGAGGAGGTCGCCGAGGACCTCGGCACGCAGCTCGTGCCGACGAGCGCCTACGACTTCGCCAACGGCGAGATCTACGTGCGCTACGAGGAGTCCGTCCGCGGCTCCGACGCGTTCGTCATCCAGAGCCACACCGCACCGATCAACGAGGCGATCGTCGAGCACCTCATCATGATCGACGCGCTGAAGCGGGCCTCGGCCAAGCGGATCACCGTCGTCATGCCCTTCTACGGCTACGCGCGCCAGGACAAGAAGCACCGCGGCCGCGAGCCGATCTCGGCGCGACTCATCGCCGACCTCTTCGCGACGGCCGGCGCCGACCGCCTCATCGTCGTCGACCTGCACACCGACCAGATCCAGGGCTTCTTCGACGGTCCGGTCGACCACCTCATGGCCCGCCCGCTCCTCGCCGACTACGTCAAGGAGAAGTACGGCGACCGTGAGCTCGCGGTCGTCTCGCCGGACGCCGGCCGGATCAAGGTGGCCGAGCAGTGGTCGGCGCACCTCGGTGGTGTGCCGCTGGCGTTCATCCACAAGACCCGTGACATCAACCGCCCCAACGAGTCGGCGGCCAACCGGGTCGTCGGTGAGGTCGAGGGCCGCATGTGCATCCTCGTCGACGACATGATCGACACCGCGGGCACGATCACCAAGGCCGCGGACGCGATCATGGCCGAGGGCGCAGCCGGCGTGGTCATCGCCGCGACGCACGCGATCTTCTCCGGCCCCGCGATCGAGCGGATGGAGGCCTGCTCCGCCGAGGAGATCATCGTGACCAACACGCTGCCGCTGCGCGAGGACCAGCACTTCGACGGGCTGACCGTCCTCTCGATCGCCCCGCTCATCTCGGCCGCGATCCACGAGGTCTTCGAGGACGGCTCGGTGACGAGCCTCTTCGGCGGCCGCGCCTGA
- the glmU gene encoding bifunctional UDP-N-acetylglucosamine diphosphorylase/glucosamine-1-phosphate N-acetyltransferase GlmU, whose amino-acid sequence MSDTAHRPAAVIILAAGEGTRMKSTTPKVLHRIGGDTLLGHAMRAARGAGADSTVVVIRHQRDRVAAFIEECNAKGESRVLVADQDEVKGTGRAAECGLDVLPADLTGTVVVTMGDVPLLTAETISQLTTAHVEAGAAVTVITSILDDAKMYGRVIRDADGNVERIVEFKDADETQRAVREINSGIYAFDADVLRAQLAKVTTDNAQGEKYLTDVLALAREDGGRVIAHVLQDLWQTEGVNDRTQLAELGRVLNQRTCERHMRAGVTIVDPASTWIDVDVEIGQDTTLLPGTQLLGATTVGAESVVGPEVTLTDCEVGDRATIRRAEGHLAVVHDDATVGPYSYLRPGTVLGAKGKIGGFVETKNAQIGAGAKVPHLTYCGDATIGDGANIGAGTIFANYDGVTKGHTNVGRHSFVGSNSVLVAPVDIADGAYVAAGSAITGAVAPGQIAIARGNQRNIDGWVDRRRAGTATADAAHAAERAAQSVEGPPSSETLS is encoded by the coding sequence GTGTCCGACACCGCTCACCGCCCTGCTGCCGTCATCATCCTCGCCGCCGGCGAGGGCACCCGGATGAAGAGCACGACCCCCAAGGTCCTGCACCGCATCGGCGGGGACACCCTCCTCGGTCACGCGATGCGGGCCGCCCGCGGGGCGGGCGCCGACTCGACCGTGGTCGTCATCCGCCACCAGCGCGACCGCGTCGCCGCCTTCATCGAGGAGTGCAACGCGAAGGGGGAGAGCCGGGTCCTCGTCGCGGACCAGGACGAGGTCAAGGGCACGGGCCGAGCCGCCGAGTGCGGGCTCGACGTCCTCCCGGCCGATCTCACCGGCACCGTCGTCGTGACCATGGGAGACGTGCCCCTGCTCACCGCCGAGACGATCTCGCAGCTGACCACCGCCCACGTCGAGGCCGGCGCCGCCGTCACCGTCATCACCTCGATCCTCGACGACGCGAAGATGTACGGCCGCGTCATCCGCGACGCCGACGGCAACGTCGAGCGGATCGTGGAGTTCAAGGACGCCGACGAGACCCAGCGCGCCGTCCGCGAGATCAACTCCGGCATCTACGCCTTCGACGCCGACGTCCTGCGCGCCCAGCTCGCCAAGGTCACGACCGACAACGCCCAGGGCGAGAAGTACCTCACCGACGTCCTTGCGCTCGCCCGCGAGGACGGTGGCCGGGTCATCGCCCACGTCCTGCAGGACCTCTGGCAGACCGAGGGCGTCAACGACCGCACCCAGCTCGCCGAGCTCGGCCGGGTGCTCAACCAGCGCACCTGCGAGCGACACATGCGTGCGGGCGTGACGATCGTCGACCCCGCGTCGACCTGGATCGACGTGGACGTCGAGATCGGCCAGGACACGACGCTGCTGCCCGGGACCCAGCTGCTCGGCGCGACGACGGTCGGGGCGGAGTCGGTGGTCGGCCCCGAGGTCACGCTCACCGACTGCGAGGTCGGTGACCGGGCGACGATCCGGCGTGCCGAGGGCCACCTCGCGGTGGTCCACGACGACGCGACCGTCGGCCCGTACTCGTACCTGCGCCCAGGTACCGTCCTCGGGGCGAAGGGGAAGATCGGCGGCTTCGTCGAGACGAAGAACGCGCAGATCGGTGCCGGTGCCAAGGTCCCGCACCTCACGTACTGCGGCGACGCGACGATCGGCGACGGGGCCAACATCGGCGCGGGCACGATCTTCGCCAACTACGACGGCGTGACCAAGGGCCACACGAACGTCGGCAGGCACTCCTTCGTCGGCAGCAACTCCGTCCTCGTCGCCCCGGTCGACATCGCCGACGGCGCCTACGTGGCCGCCGGGTCCGCGATCACGGGGGCCGTCGCCCCCGGGCAGATCGCCATCGCCCGCGGCAACCAGCGCAACATCGACGGCTGGGTCGACCGCCGTCGTGCCGGCACCGCCACCGCAGACGCCGCTCACGCGGCCGAGCGCGCCGCTCAGTCGGTCGAGGGCCCCCCTTCGTCCGAGACCCTCAGCTGA
- a CDS encoding methyltransferase domain-containing protein translates to MPSWDPTQYEKFAAERTRPFVDLLSRVAAQEPSLVVDLGCGNGIATLALAQRWPHARVVGVDNSADMIESARAQDDGARVEWVEADLASWDIASLGQAPDVIVTNAALQWVPMHLPLIEGWVDALAPQGWFALQVPGNFSSPTHALMREVAVEHPQAAALEAATKRYGAAEPSTYLQILAQHGLLVDAWETTYLHVLDPAGEQDNPVLEWVTGTGLRPILDVLTDEAERQDFLDVYGSRVAEAYPRTPAGVLLPFRRVFAVGHKEG, encoded by the coding sequence ATGCCCAGCTGGGACCCGACGCAGTACGAGAAGTTCGCCGCCGAGCGGACCCGCCCCTTCGTCGACCTGCTCTCCCGGGTAGCTGCTCAGGAGCCCTCGCTCGTCGTCGACCTGGGGTGCGGCAACGGCATCGCGACCCTCGCGCTCGCCCAGCGGTGGCCGCACGCACGCGTCGTCGGGGTGGACAACAGCGCCGACATGATCGAGTCCGCCCGGGCCCAGGATGATGGCGCCCGCGTCGAGTGGGTCGAGGCCGACCTCGCCTCGTGGGACATCGCATCGCTCGGTCAGGCCCCTGACGTCATCGTCACCAACGCGGCCCTCCAGTGGGTCCCCATGCACCTGCCGCTCATCGAGGGCTGGGTCGACGCGCTCGCTCCGCAGGGCTGGTTCGCCCTCCAGGTCCCGGGCAACTTCTCCTCGCCGACCCATGCCCTCATGCGCGAGGTCGCGGTGGAGCACCCGCAGGCCGCCGCGCTCGAGGCCGCGACGAAGCGCTACGGCGCCGCCGAGCCGAGCACCTACCTCCAGATCCTCGCCCAGCACGGGCTGCTCGTCGATGCCTGGGAGACCACCTACCTGCACGTCCTCGACCCGGCCGGCGAGCAGGACAACCCCGTCCTCGAGTGGGTCACCGGCACGGGGCTGCGCCCGATCCTCGACGTCCTGACCGACGAGGCGGAGCGGCAGGACTTCCTTGACGTGTACGGCAGCCGGGTCGCCGAGGCCTACCCGCGGACCCCGGCCGGTGTGCTGCTGCCCTTCCGCCGGGTCTTCGCCGTGGGGCACAAGGAGGGGTGA
- a CDS encoding MarR family winged helix-turn-helix transcriptional regulator: protein MPQRQPIHDDVDEIVDAWRRERPDLDPEPLHVFSRLSRLARRLDLDRATAFGDHGIDGWEFDVLSALRRAGAPYELSPGRLVQETLVTSGTMTNRIDRLAAKGWVERTPSPSDRRGVIVRLTETGRAAVDGAMADLITRERDLLAELSETETGELTALLRRLLAPFEC, encoded by the coding sequence ATGCCCCAGCGACAGCCGATCCACGACGACGTCGACGAGATCGTCGACGCCTGGCGGCGCGAGCGACCTGACCTCGACCCCGAGCCGCTCCACGTCTTCAGCCGGCTCTCGCGGCTCGCCCGCCGCCTCGACCTGGACCGCGCCACCGCCTTCGGCGACCACGGCATCGACGGCTGGGAGTTCGACGTCCTCTCCGCACTGCGCCGCGCGGGCGCGCCCTACGAGCTCTCCCCCGGGCGTCTCGTCCAGGAGACCCTCGTGACCTCCGGGACCATGACCAACCGGATCGACCGGCTGGCGGCGAAGGGATGGGTCGAGCGCACCCCGTCGCCCAGCGACCGCCGCGGGGTCATCGTCCGCCTCACCGAGACCGGACGGGCCGCCGTCGACGGCGCCATGGCCGACCTCATCACGCGGGAGCGCGACCTCCTCGCCGAGCTGAGCGAGACCGAGACGGGCGAGCTCACGGCCCTGCTCCGCCGGCTCCTCGCCCCCTTCGAGTGCTGA